The Chitinophaga caeni genome segment AACAAATTAACCGGCTGTATTACGGTCAAGATCCGTTATTCGGATTTCGAAACGGTGACCAAGCAAATGACAATCGCTTATACCGCTTGCGATCATGTCCTGCTGGAAAAAGTAAAATCACTGTTCCATAAACTGTACGACAGGCGATTGCTGATACGCCTGATCGGCATCCGGTTCAGCCAGCTCGTGCAAGGCAATTACCAGATCAACCTTTTTGACGATACGCAGGAGATGATTGCACTGTACCAGGCAATCGACAGCATCAAGGATCAATTCGGCAGCCAATACCTGGTGAGGGCTGCGCATGTCAACCACGAACACAGGCCGGAGGCGGTAAATCCTTACCTGCCCAAGGGAGTGGGTACATTCAAAAAACGTTACCCGGGACGTTAAACGAAAAAGAGGAGGTGGCGAGATGTATATTAATTGTAAGAGTTGGTTCAGTTTGAAATACGGTACTATAGATACCAAGAAATTGGTCAGTACCGCCTGGCAATTGGGTGTGAGCAGCCTCGCGCTGACCAATATCAATTGTACTACCGATGCCTGGATGTTTGTACAGTGTTGCCGCGAATATAAAATCAAACCGGTATTAGGTATCGAATGCCGCAACGGGAATTCTTTTCAGTATATTTTGCTGGCCCGCAATATGGATGGTTGGCTGCAAATCAACAATTTCCTCAGTGAACATCTTCAGCAGGAAAAAGATTTTCCCGCCCAAGCTCCCCATTTTAAAGACGTGTTTGTTATATATGCATGGGGACAAAGGTCATTACATGACCTGGCGGCGCATGAATATATCGGTGTGCGAGTGGCGGAGATCAATAAGCTGTTCCGCTTACAACCCGCGGCGTACGGTGAAAAATTGGTCGTGTTGCAACCCGTAACGTACCAAGATAAAGTTCACCGGGAGTTGCATCAACTGCTCCGGGCAGTAGATCAAAATTTACTCATCACGCAGCTCCCGCCCGAAAGCTTAGCAAAAGAAGGGGAAACTTTTATACCGCCCGCGCAGCTCGTAAAAGCTTTTCAAGATCACCCGGCCATCGTGCAAAATACTTTACGGCTGCTGGATGCCTGTAATATTCAATTTGATTTTAAACAAGCGCGCAATAAGAAATATTTTACCGCTAGCGCCGCCGAAGATGCCAAGTTATTACGGGATCTGACAATGAAAGGAATGAAAGAACGCTACGGGGATGGCAATAGCGAGGCATTGTACCGTATAGAAAAAGAACTCAAGGTTGTTTCGGATTTGAATTTTACCGCCTACTTTTTAATTACCTGGGATATTATCCGCTTTGCCAATGAACGGGGATTTTTTTACGTTGGCCGCGGGAGCGGCGCCAATTCCATCGTTGCCTATTGCCTGCGCATTACCAACGTAGATCCTATCGCGTTAGATTTATATTTTGAAAGGTTCCTCAATCCTTACAGAAGCTCGCCACCCGATTTTGATATGGATTTTTCCTGGAAAGATAGGGATGAAATCACCCGTTATATATTTGAGAAATACGGGGAAAGGCATACTGCGCTTATCGGCACGATCACTACCTTCCAGGTAAATGCCATTATCAGGGAGCTGGGAAAAGTTTACGGCTTACCGAAGAAGGAAATTGATAAAATACTAGGCACACCACAGCAGGTAAGCCTCGATGGGAATGATTCGATTCAAAGTAAAATATGGTTTTACGGTTCCCTGTTGGAAAAATTTCCGAATCATCTCAGTATACATGCAGGCGGTATATTAATCAGCGAAGAGCCGATACATCAATATTGCAGTACACATTTGCCACCGAAAGGATTTATTACCACGCAGTTCGACATGCACCTAGCCGAAGCGATCGGTTTATACAAGTTTGATATTTTAAGTCAACGGGGATTGGGGCATATCCGCGATGCCATCGATCTCGTGAAAGTGAATAAAGGAATTGATATCGATATTCACCGGGTACAGGAATTTATCCGGGACCCGGAAATCAACAAGCAATTACAGGAAGTAAATACGATCGGTTGTTTTTATATTGAATCGCCCGCGATGCGACAATTGTTGTTAAAGTTGAGATGTAATGACTACCTCACGTTGGTAGCAGCCAGTTCTATCATCAGGCCCGGCGTGGCGCAATCCGGAATGATGCGGCAGTATATTACAAACTTCCACCATCCCGGGCAGGCGCAATATTTACATCCTATCATGAAAGAATTGCTGTCCGAAACTTACGGGGTCATGGTGTACCAGGAAGATGTGATCAAGGTAGCCCATCATTACGCGCAATTAGACCTGGCCGATGCAGATATTTTACGCAGGGCAATGGCCGGAAAATACCGGGGGAATGATCAGTTCGTAAAAATACGGGATATGTTTTTCGAGAACTGCCGGCAATTAGGTCGCCCGGCTGATGTAAGCGAAGAAATATGGCGGCAGATTGCCAGCTTTGCGAATTATTCATTTTCCAAGGCGCATTCCGCCAGCTTTGCAATAGAAAGTTACCAGAGCTTGTATCTCAAGACTTATTACCCGATGGAATTTATGGTGGCGGTGATTAATAATTTCGGGGGATTTTATAACCGTGAATTATACTTCCGTGAATTACAAAAAACAGGCGCCGAGGTATATCCCCCCTGCATCAACCGCAGCGATTACCTTACTAATATACAGGGAAAAAAAGTGTACATGGGTTTTATCCATGTAGAAAGGCTAGAACAACAATGGATAGAGCAGGTATTGCGCAATCGCCGGCAATTCGGGCCATTCGCACATCTTGAAGATTTCATCGAACGAACAGATCCCGCGCCGCAACAATTGGAAATATTGATACGCATCAACGCCTTCTCGTTTACCGGGCAAGACAAGAAATCTTTATTATGGAAAAGTTCTATCCTGCAAAGGCATTACAAGGGAAATGATATTCATATTCCCCTGTTCAAACCGCCGCCCACCGACTGGCAATTACCTACGCTGGCACAGCGTGAGCATGAAGATGCATTCGATGAAATAGATTTAATAGGCTTCTCATTAGCATCCCCCTTTGCTGCCTTGAAACATCAACAGGAAGCATATACACCCGTATCCGGGCTAGTAGGAAAAACAGGGCAACAAGTGAAAGTATTGGGCTACCTCGTTTGCACGAAGTATTCACGGACCAGCAAAGGGGAACTGATGTGCTTCGGCACCTTCCTGGACAGGGAACATAATTTCCTCGATACCGTGCATTTCCCGAAAAGTTTGCATAAGTATCCTTTACAAAAAGCCGGTTTTTACAGCATGACAGGCATCGTTATGGAAGAATTTGATGTCCTCAGCGTGAATGTAGAATATATGCACAAGGTGGGTTACTTTGAAGATACGGTTCCTAACTTCTACCAGCGCATATAGTTGATCCGGCTGAAAAAGCTCATCCTGGGATAGTAATGAACCAGCCTTTTCGAAAGATTTATCATACCGGTTCCGTACGGCATGCGATTCTAGAATTAACTTTCACAATTACCCTATATCTACAAAAAAGCAGGAACCCCTAATCGGATTCCTGCTTTCATATTATAAAGTAGCAGTTGCTTATAAATTAAACAACCCTTTATTCAATAATTGCAATGTTTGATTTTTATATTGGGCAGCTACCAATATAGAAATATTATGCCTACTACCACCGTAAGAGATCATCCTTAAAGGAATTTCCTTCAATGAATCAAACAGCCTGCTCAAAATTTCCGGGGTGGCGGCTACTTCGTTACCAACGATTGAAACGATCGCCTGGTGATGGTCGAGTTCCACGGTCCCGAAAGGTTGTAACTCCTTCACGATTTGATCGAGGAATTGGGATTGATCGATCGTTAAAGAAACCGCCACTTCAGAAGTGGTGATCATATCGATCGGGGTGCGATACTTTTCGAACACCTCGAATATTTTCCTCAAGAAACCATAAGCCAAAAGCATGCGGCTGGATTTGATCTTAATAGCGATAATGCCGTCTTTTGCCGCGATCGCCTTGGCGCCGTTACCATTTGGCATTTCCGTAATGATCGTTCCTTTAGCATCCGGTTGCATCGTGTTCAGCAACTTAACCGGGATATTGAAATGCTGTGCAGGCCAGATAGAGGCAGGGTGTAAAATTTTAGCACCGAAATAAGCCAACTCCGCCGCTTCGTCGAAAGACAATTGATCGATCGGGAATGTTTTATCCACGATACGCGGATCGTTGTTGTGCATACCGTCGATGTCTGTCCAAATCTGCACTTCGGAAGCCTGGATCGCCGCACCGATCAGGGAAGCAGAATAATCGCTACCGCCACGTTTGAGGTTATCCACTTCACCGCGCGCGTTGCGGCAGATATAACCCTGGGTAATGAATAAATTGATCCCTTTATTTTTATCTACAAAAGCAGCCAATTTAGCTTTGATCTTAGGAATTTCAGGTTCATCATTTTCATCGATGCTCATGAACTCCAGGGCAGGTAACAAGACAGCTTTTACGCCTTTTTCCACCAAATATGCATTGAACAATTTTGTAGACAACAACTCACCCTGTGCAAGAATATCTTTATTCAAAGCTTCGTTGAAAGAAATTTTCAGGATGATGTTCAGGAACTCAAAATGTTCGTCCACGATGGCATTGGCATGCTGCTTACCTTCGGGAGTACTCACCAATTGATCCACGAAGCCGCGGTAATGGCTTTCCAACTTATCGATCTGTTGTTTGGCTTGTACCTTCTTACCATCAGACAAAGATTGCCCGATCTCCACTAATGCGTTTGTAGTACCGGAGAGAGCGGAAAGTACTACGATTTTAGTATCTTGGTCGGCTGTAATTAATTGAGCCACCGAATGCATTCGTTCCGGTTTACCTACTGAGGTACCACCAAATTTTAAGACTTTCATTTTGTGTTGATATATACTTAGAAATCAATTTTAAATTTAGATGCCAATTCTTTTAGATCTTTTACCACCGGTGCTAACAGGGGGATCCCCTCTTTCATCCTGATAGCTTCCATCTCGCGTTCCGGATCGCCGGGAATCAATACCTTCTTACCATCCACAGCTTCCGTATTCCTGAACCTTTCGATCCATTGATCCATATGTGATTTAAATTCATTGGCCGGTCGGAAACCGTCTACCCTCATGGCCCCGAAGAAATGTCCCAAGCCTTCACCAACCGGGTTCGGCGGTAAAGGTAAAAAGCTTACGAAAGGCGGCGCCCAAGGGCCATAATTAGCGCCCGATAATACCGCGGAGAATATATCGACGATAGCACCCAGGCAATACCCCTTATGGCTACCGTGGTCGCGATCGCCACCCAGCGGCAGCAAGGCTCCCCCTTGTTTTAAAATATTTGGATCCGTAGAACAATGGCCATCTTTATCCTGCACCCAACCAATTGGCGCCTCATGTTCTTTTCTTTGTAATATCTCGAGTTTTCCGTTGGCAGCTGTAGTGGTAGCAAAATCGGCCACGAAAGGCGGCTGGCGATCTGCCGGAATAGCAACAGCGATCGGGTTAGTGCCTAACATTCGCTCGGTAGCAAAAGTGGGCGCTACTAAAGGACTGGCATTTGTCATAGCCATCCCGATCATATCCTGTTCCAATGCCATCATGGCATGCTGCCCAGCAATACCGAAATGGTTAGAGTTTTTTACACTCACCCAGCCGGAGCCGACCAGCGCGGCTTTTTCGATCGCGACTTTCATCGCGAAAGGCGCCACGACGAGGCCAAGACCTTTATCCCCATCCACGGTAGCGGTACTAGGGGTTTGATGAATGATCTTAATATCTGGAACCGGGTTAATACGTCCAGCCTCCCATAACCTTACATATCCGCTCAACCTGGCCACCCCGTGGGAGTCAATCCCCCTGGCATCGGCCGCAAGCAATACATTACTAGCTAAAATGGCATGGTCGTCCGGGCAACCCATCAGGGAAAATACTTTCCGGGTAAAATGTACCAGTTGTTCGTAAGAGAAATTCTGTTCCATCGCACAATTAAACTAAACACTAATCAATCCTTAAGCTTGAGCAGTAGGGCCACCAAAGTTCATGGGCAGCGAAACGGGCTCTTGATCCTGGATAACACCATGGGTAGCTTCATACTTCTTGATATTATCCGACAAGGCTTTCATCAGGCGTTTGGCATGTTGAGGAGTCAGAATAACGCGGGATTTTACCCTAGCCTTAGGCATTCCGGGCATCACGTTGATAAAATCAACTACAAATTCCGAAGGGGAGTGAGTAATAACGGCAAGATTGGCATACGTACCATCAGCAACCTCTTCGCTTAGCTCTATATTTAACTGGTTCTGCTCTTCGTTCTGATTTTCCATAATATAAAATAATCATTAAGAAAGCACAAAAATAGAAAAGACTAGGCGGATTTGGTGTTTTTTTTGTAAGTAAGCCTGGAATTTGGGAATATTTTTGGGGATAGGGTAAATTATTAAATGGTTATTGTCCTACTAAATTTTCAACGTGGAATAGCAATGATCACCGTTAAAAGTTCGACTCAATGCCCATCTGCCCGTTTCTTGTACCTTATTGCTTGCCCAAAAAAGGGCACAAATTGGCCATGACGGCCCGCCCGATGGAGCATTTCTACTACGGTATAACCAGGCTTCACTTCGCTATCCACAGTACGAAGCGTTCTTATTTTCTTAGGGGAAGCTACCCTGCATTTAAAACATACCATCCTTAGCTAGTATTCCATAATCGGCAAGGAATACAGGTAAATTCAAAACAAGTTTAGCCGGACAGTGATGATATTAAATGAATTTAAAAAACGGCAGACAGGGCTAGCTACCCTTTTTCTGAAATGGTCTCCAAAATTGAGTATGGGAATAAAACATGCTGTCGGAATAGGTAAAGATGATCCTTCCCGGGTAGAATTTACTTAATTGATTGCTTTCCTTATCGCCCCGTTTTAGCTCAAATTGGAAATCGACCACCATGGAATCCCGCTGCGAGTAAGAAACATATAGATCATGGAAACCGAGTTCGTTCATTTGTTGGGCAGTTTGGCGGTTATCGGAGGATCTTACGAGAAATTGTTCCCAAGTGTAAGGGAAATTATCGAGTTCAACCCTAAATGCTTTCATCTGGTTGAGCAAGCGGTACGGGGGTTGTATTTTCCTTTTAAGCTTTTTCTTGCTGGTGGGAAGGAAGTAGCCGTAATCAAGTTCTTGGGTATTCCTATTTTGAGATTTTTTATAATCGTATTTGTTTACGGTCATACAACCTGGGATTAATAACCCCACCAGAGCAATCAAGGTTATTACATACAATGAATTTCTTCTCATTGGTTCAATGGATCTAGGGAATAAGAAATTATAGTTCATTAAAATAAGAAAAAAGGAATGAACAGGATGTCAAACCATGCAAAATATTTGTTAAAAAAGAGAAGGTCATTCACATAGCGAATGACCTTCTCATCATATAATTTGTCAACCGTACTTATGGTCTTACACCTACTTTTTTCCAAGTTTCTGTAAAGACACAACGATCGCTGCCACTTTGAACCATTACGTATTTAACTTCCATTACGAGTGTGCCATCCACTTCTTTAAAAGTATTTACACCGCTGGCTTCAAGTCGGCCGGCCCTATTCCCAGCTCCTTGGCCAAATGCATTGGTTACATCTACGACATTCTCTCCTTCAATTTTAAACTCGGGGGTCCAGTTACCATAATAACTTAAACCTGTACCGGTATAGAAGACGAAGCCATTTAATCCGTATTCAGCATTATAGGCATATACTTGGTTAGCGCTGGTTGTAATCAAATACATTTTAGTGTATGGGTAGATCCCGGAGAATGCAGCATTCGCCAAATCTGTATAAGAGCCTGTGACTTCATAAACGCCATCCCAAGTGTTTTTGGGGCTCACCCTGTAAATAGCAGATTTATAATTTTGACTGATACTTGCGCTGCTACTAGAAACGATAGTAAGGCCAAGAGCCAACTCTTCATTTAAGTCAAATTGTTCTGTATTGAATTTAACTTTCAGGTAGCCAACCCGTTCACCTTTCTTAATTACAACGGTATTACTTTCAATAGTGTAAACAGAACTAGGCATAACGGTAAACGCTTCTTCATGTTCTTCATTATAAGCTGTTACCGCAGCTTCGGAAACTTGAACATCCATGGTAATATCATTGGGAGCGTTTCCCGTACCAGAATAAGCGATAGGCACATCAAATTCCACTTCCGGTAAGATATCGAATGCTACTTCGAATAAAGGAATGGACGACGAAGTAGGCGATGCAATGCCATTGACATTCTTGAAGCCTACTACTTTCGGTGATTTACTCGCATCAAAATTTGGATCATCCTTCAAGCATGAGGATAACCCCATCACCACCGATAATGTAAGGATTATATTTAAAATACTTTTCTTCATGTTAATCAGATTTTGATTATTGGAACCAATTATTTTCTCCTATCCCAGAAAACATAATCATTCACAGTGAGGCCTGTAGGTACATTTTCAGAATTTACTTGGAATTCGGAAGATGGGTACAGGATTCTACCTGGCAATCTATCAGGAGTTGTTACTGACGAGTTTAATGAAATGAACGAGGTAATGGGATCCGGATTATTAGAAACTGCATTTCTAGGATAACCAGTCCTGCGGTATTCAGCCCAAGATTCATGACCATGTATAAAGTTTAACGCGATATACTTCTGGGTGATGATAGCTTCTAATTTCTGATCATTCGTAGTAGCTAAATCCCAATTAACTAAAGCATTAGCATTATTCTCAGCAGTATCTTCAGCCATGATAACAGCAGGATCACCTTCAACAAACCGTCCATCGTAAGTACTGAACAAGTAAGTATAGGAAGCCAGCATCCCATCATAAAATGCCTTCTTAGCATCCCCAGGAAGAATACCTTTCATATAAGCTTCAGCTTCCAAGAATTTTGATTCAGCTAACAACATTACAGGCTGATCCATTGCACGATTTTTCAATACACCAACGGCATCGGCTTCATCTGCATTATAAGAACGGCTAGAACCAGTATACCATGAAGTACCGCCGGGACCCGCTGTAGCATCATCGCCAGTATAACCTAATTGGTTTGTACCGGTGTTTGGGAAACTATAGTACATAGCGTAACCACGCTGGTCACTTATTTTCACACCATTATAAAAGGAGAGGATGAAAGGCGTAGGCACCCTTGAGAAACCAGTTGTTTGCCTAGAACCGGAATAAGTACTATGGTAAGTTTGCCAAGTTGGATTCTGTTTCCCGTCATTCTTGGAATAGCCTGGATTTACACCGGCATCTTCAGTTAAGAAACCATCGGAAAAATCCATACTCACACCATCTAAAGCGCTAGTATTGGAAGCACGAATCAACAACTTCAACTTCAGGGAATTGGCAAATTTTAACCAGTTTGTCATGTTAGTCCCGGTATGGAACATCACATCGGCAGACCCGATACTATTTTCTAAAGAAACTATCGGTTCTTCAGCATTCTTAATCATGCTAATGGCAGAATCCAGTTGCAAGTATAAATCTTTGTAAACTGCTTCAGCATTATCATAAGAAGGAGCGATATCATCCAAACCTTTCAAAGCTTGAGAGTAGGGAATATCATTATAATTATCGACCAAAACCTGGAAGTGGAAAACTTTCATGATCCTTGCTACAGCATTGTAGTAAACATATTTAGGATCACTTTCAGCATACTTGATAATTGTTTGATAATCGTTCAATACATCGTATTGATTCGTCCAAACGGAAGTATAACTATCGGATGAATAGTTGTAAGTAAGGGTTGAACCCCAGCCACCAAAACCACCGGCATTAGCGATATATCCAACTTGCCAATCGCCGTAGTCACTTAATGAAGGAATATTGGCAGCTGAATAAGTTAAAGCTTGCGGCAACAAGAGTTCCGGGGAGCTCTCGGTTGCTTGGTTCGGGTTGTTATTTACATCTAGGTACTTTTTGCAGGAAGACATTGCAACAGCACCCAAAACTATTAAACTTAATATTTGTTTTTTCATGTCGCTGCTAATTAGAAGGTTATCGTAATGTTTGCTCCGAAGTAACGAGACGGAGGTGTTTGTCCTAAAGTAGTAATACCAACCGCATTGCCATCAGTAAAGCTATACTCAGGATCAGTATAGATATTTGAATCAGGAACCCACAAGAACAGGTTACGACCTTGAGCGCTAATACTAGCATTTTTAATAACCCTAGTTTTACCTAAGAATTTTGCAGGCAAGTTATATGTGATCGTTAATTCTCTCATTTTCCAGAAATCCCCGCTATATACGTAGTTACTAGCAATCGCCATATTATATGGACCATCGCCATCAGCCCAGAAACCTGTACCGCCATCACGCACCATAACATCCGTATTCTCTACGTAAGTTTTAGAATCTTCATCCCAATAAGAAGAATTAGGAATTACGAAACGTTCACGATCATATTGGGTAGTCCTGATAGAAGACCCGGAGAAGTCGTATGTAGAGGCGCCATTATTGTAAATAACGTATCCGCCCCTGTGTTCAAATAGTGTCCAAAGTCTCCAGTTTTTATAACGGAATTCCAAATTAACACCAGCCCTGTTTTTGGGGTTTGTATTACCTAATAGTACTACGCCATCTGCGCGGCTTGGATAACCAGTATTCCTATCTACAATAATGCGGCCTTGATCATCCCTTACATAATCGGTACCCATAATTACCGGGAAGTACATACCGGGTATAGCATATACTTGGGCAGTACCACCAGTTGTCATTTGCAATCTCGGCACATCGCTTGAAATACTGATGACCTCGTTTTCATTATGTGTATAGTTACCACCTATTGTTAACGTAACATCTTTTGTTCGGATCGCCGTAACACTCAAGGCAACTTCAACCCCTGCATTGGATACCTCACCAGTATTTCTCAAGAAAGATGAGAACCCGGTTGCTGTTGATACCCCGGTTGGAACCGTTTGATCTTTAGTTCTCGTAGAATAATACGTAGCGCTCAGATCAATTCGGTTATCCCACATGCTTGCATCAAATCCTACCTCCCAACCATAGGTCATTTCCGGCTTGAGGTTCCTATCAACAATCCTGTTATCAGTAGTATAACCTGGACCACTAGGATAGGGAAAACCTCTTGAAGGACTGTAGGTTGAAGCCAATGCATATGGATCAATAGAAGCTTGACCGATTTGTGACCATCCTCCTCGTATCTTGAGCATGTTCAAGAACTTGTTATCTTTTAAAGCATCAATAGCTTCTGTTGCAATGAAGGAAGCGTTAATAGAAGGATAGAAGAATGACCAGTTATTTGTTGGCAATACGCTACGCCAGTCATTACGACCAGTCATTTCCAAGAATAGGAAGTTTTTATATCCTACTTTCAAGTTACCCCAAAGACCAATTTGACGCTCTGTATAATCACCTTCAGAACCACTAACTTCACCAAGGCGGGCGCTAATATGATACAAGTCTTTAATAATGTTACCACTAGAACCTACGCCAACATTCTTGGCAGTATTATTTCTAGCGAAGTGGCCTAAGATCAGGTTAAAATCGAAGTCCTTTACAGTATGGTTAAACTGTAATTGAAAATCAGAAGTGAGCTGCGTTGTATATCCGGTACCATCAGATACGGAACCGGGGATACTTGCTTTAGAACCTGTCAAATAGTAATCATCTTCAAAGATGAACCTACCGGTATAACTTTTACTGCTATAGTTCCTAGTGGCAAGACCAACCCTATAAACAGCAGTCATCCATTTTAATGGATTCCATTTCAATTCAGCATTCCCTACGAGATAATCGTTCCTGGTTTTAGAGCGGTTATTATCTATTGTAAAATACGGGTTTGCGTAATAATCATTATAGTAACCTTGCGGGTTAGCAAAAGGATCGTTTCTCCAATCCTGGTATTTAGTTAAAGGAATTTGAGCGGGCGTATTCAACAATTGATCGTAAATGGAAGAAGTGGCTGAAGTGATGTCATACCTATTTTGAGTATAATAGACACTGTAGCCAACTTTTACATTTTCCAATACATTCCTTGTACCATTTGCCCTTAAACCGAACCTATTGTATTCATCTTTCGGTGTAGTACCATTTACTTTAACATATTGTACAGCAAAATATGTACTTCCCTTTTCATCGCCGGAAGATAAAGACAAATCGGATTGGCTATTTAAGCCTGTTTCCCAGAATGTTTTCTTATCATCCGTAGGTGAATATTTTACAGTTTGGATCGTGCCATCCCTTAATGGGCGACCTATTTGCACCATCGAGCCATCAAAGCGCGGACCGTATTGTTGGTTTTCATATGGTGTATATACTTGGTTATTCCCGGTAGAACCTGAACCGAACTCGTTTTGCAGTTTAGGATAGAAACTAACCTTTTCAGCAGTTAAAGTCTGGGCAAACTTGATGATGTTCTGTCCATTTTTCCCTTTTTTAGTCGTGATGATCACCGCACCATTGGACGCATCCGAACCGTAAATCGCGGCCGCATTCGAACCGTTTAATACGTTGATATCCTCGATATCATCGGGGTTCAAATTACCCAAGATATCACTAGGAACAATTACATTGTCTAAAACCACCAAGGCATTATTGTTCCCTAACAAGGAACGGTTACCACGGAGCGTCAACTTAACAGTTGGATTAACACCACCGCTAATAGCTGTTACCTGTAGACCGGCTACTTTACCGGCCAAGCTGGATGCAACGTTTACCGGTCTAGCCTGGATTAGCTGTTCACTACCCACGATCGTGGAGTTATAGCCAATTTCCCGCTTCCTGGCGGCAACACCTCCAGCTCCGATTACTACTTCATCCAGTGTTTTAGTAGAAGATTCTAATGTAATGTCCAGTTCTCCCGTAGCAGGGACGGAGACTTCTTTTTGCAGATAACCTACAGCCCGTATGATCAGGATGTCTCCTACTTTCGCTCTTAAGTTGTAAACACCTAGTTGATCAGCTGTGGTACCACGGGTTGTACCTTTGATTTGCACGGTTCCAAATGATACGGGTATACCATCTGAACCTACGATTTTACCCGAAACCTGGCGTTCTTGAGCATAGGCCAGGCTAATACTCACCATGAGCATGGTGAAAAAGAGTAATGCCTTTTTCATGTTGTGATTTAGATTTTGGTTGACAGGCACAAGTTAATGAAAAATTATTGTCACGTAAAAATTAAAGTTAAAAACGTGTTAAAAATATCACACGATAAGCATATTTACTATCTCAAGTTATCTTGATAAGATATTATAAATCAAATACTTATAGGAAGGCTAAAATTTAAAAAAAATAACATAAAAAAACCGGCAACAAATGCCGGTTTACCTTGATGATTGTTGAGTGTCAATCAAAATCTAAATCACCAAATTAATTATAATAAA includes the following:
- a CDS encoding SusD/RagB family nutrient-binding outer membrane lipoprotein, producing MKKQILSLIVLGAVAMSSCKKYLDVNNNPNQATESSPELLLPQALTYSAANIPSLSDYGDWQVGYIANAGGFGGWGSTLTYNYSSDSYTSVWTNQYDVLNDYQTIIKYAESDPKYVYYNAVARIMKVFHFQVLVDNYNDIPYSQALKGLDDIAPSYDNAEAVYKDLYLQLDSAISMIKNAEEPIVSLENSIGSADVMFHTGTNMTNWLKFANSLKLKLLIRASNTSALDGVSMDFSDGFLTEDAGVNPGYSKNDGKQNPTWQTYHSTYSGSRQTTGFSRVPTPFILSFYNGVKISDQRGYAMYYSFPNTGTNQLGYTGDDATAGPGGTSWYTGSSRSYNADEADAVGVLKNRAMDQPVMLLAESKFLEAEAYMKGILPGDAKKAFYDGMLASYTYLFSTYDGRFVEGDPAVIMAEDTAENNANALVNWDLATTNDQKLEAIITQKYIALNFIHGHESWAEYRRTGYPRNAVSNNPDPITSFISLNSSVTTPDRLPGRILYPSSEFQVNSENVPTGLTVNDYVFWDRRK
- a CDS encoding SusC/RagA family TonB-linked outer membrane protein, which gives rise to MKKALLFFTMLMVSISLAYAQERQVSGKIVGSDGIPVSFGTVQIKGTTRGTTADQLGVYNLRAKVGDILIIRAVGYLQKEVSVPATGELDITLESSTKTLDEVVIGAGGVAARKREIGYNSTIVGSEQLIQARPVNVASSLAGKVAGLQVTAISGGVNPTVKLTLRGNRSLLGNNNALVVLDNVIVPSDILGNLNPDDIEDINVLNGSNAAAIYGSDASNGAVIITTKKGKNGQNIIKFAQTLTAEKVSFYPKLQNEFGSGSTGNNQVYTPYENQQYGPRFDGSMVQIGRPLRDGTIQTVKYSPTDDKKTFWETGLNSQSDLSLSSGDEKGSTYFAVQYVKVNGTTPKDEYNRFGLRANGTRNVLENVKVGYSVYYTQNRYDITSATSSIYDQLLNTPAQIPLTKYQDWRNDPFANPQGYYNDYYANPYFTIDNNRSKTRNDYLVGNAELKWNPLKWMTAVYRVGLATRNYSSKSYTGRFIFEDDYYLTGSKASIPGSVSDGTGYTTQLTSDFQLQFNHTVKDFDFNLILGHFARNNTAKNVGVGSSGNIIKDLYHISARLGEVSGSEGDYTERQIGLWGNLKVGYKNFLFLEMTGRNDWRSVLPTNNWSFFYPSINASFIATEAIDALKDNKFLNMLKIRGGWSQIGQASIDPYALASTYSPSRGFPYPSGPGYTTDNRIVDRNLKPEMTYGWEVGFDASMWDNRIDLSATYYSTRTKDQTVPTGVSTATGFSSFLRNTGEVSNAGVEVALSVTAIRTKDVTLTIGGNYTHNENEVISISSDVPRLQMTTGGTAQVYAIPGMYFPVIMGTDYVRDDQGRIIVDRNTGYPSRADGVVLLGNTNPKNRAGVNLEFRYKNWRLWTLFEHRGGYVIYNNGASTYDFSGSSIRTTQYDRERFVIPNSSYWDEDSKTYVENTDVMVRDGGTGFWADGDGPYNMAIASNYVYSGDFWKMRELTITYNLPAKFLGKTRVIKNASISAQGRNLFLWVPDSNIYTDPEYSFTDGNAVGITTLGQTPPSRYFGANITITF